The Paludisphaera rhizosphaerae genome segment GCACTTTACAACGCCTTGAAGAAGGGGCCGATGGCGCAGTTCGACCACCCTGAACTCGGCGGGTTGGGTCAGTGGATGCCCGGCATGATCCAGATCGGCAAGATGTTCGACTCAGCCTTGAAAAGCCGCGTGGCTTCCCTGGCCGCGGACCTGGAGGCCCTGATCCGAGAGGGCGGCCCAGCGCCCGGAGCATCGGCGTCGATGAGGCCCATGGAACCCATGCGTCCGATGGAGCCCATGAAGCCTATCGAGGCCTGGTGGCCGGAGGAATTCGGCCGTCCCAACGCGGCCGGCGGCCAGGACGACGTGCTTTACGCCTATTTCGCTGGGCTTCGCCGCTTGGTCGTCCGTCGCGGCGCCCAGACGACCATTTACGACACGGGCGATCACCAGATCGGCGGCGTCTCTCAGCAGCAGGGGAGCGACCGTCGCGACGTCCTCTTCACCAGCCAGCACGGATCCGTGCCGCTGTCGAGCCTGAAGGTCGTCCCGCCGCCAGGGGGCTGAGCTCGGGCGCCTTGCGCGTCAGCCCGACTCCGCCGTGGGCCCGCACGCGGCCGACGGGTTGGGGAAGGCGTGGGCGTCGTCGTGCTCATGACCCTCCGCGCGGTCCAGGCAGGCGAAGTCTTTTTCCAGCACCACCCGGACCGATCCCCCTTCGACGGCCTGCTCGTGATCGAACCCGATGCGATCGGTCGCGGCCCACGCGCGGACGTCCTCCGGGTCGATCGTGACGACCAACCGACCCTCGGAGTACGAGGCGGTCGGCTTTCCTCTCGGCGCCGAAGCCGCTTCGACCGCGTAGCGGAACTCCGCCCCAGGCCCGAACCGCAGCGCGTCTTCGATTCCGCCTCGCTCGGCGAGCCCGCCCAGGTCGCGCCGGTCCAACCGGATCCGGATCGAGTTCCCCTTGAGACGCAGCTTCATCATTCGATCCCCCGGCGGCGTCCCGAAACAGGAAGTCGCCCGTAGGAATTATAGCGAGCGAGGACGATCGGGCGGAGAGTCCGCTTAATTCATACGGGCGAGGTTCGCCCCAGGTCGACGAAGCTGATATAATGAGGCGTCGTTTGCGAGGCGTTCGCCGATCCGAGGATCGGCGATTCGTCGGTCCCGTTCAGAGCGGGTCATTGTTCACGGTGATCTCCTTCCCGCGGCGTTGCGTGGGGAGTCAGGTCGCCCCCCCTTGCATCGGTCGGAGGGACCGAAGGAGGCGGGCGATGTCTCGTCAGGTTT includes the following:
- a CDS encoding DUF7009 family protein, translating into MKLRLKGNSIRIRLDRRDLGGLAERGGIEDALRFGPGAEFRYAVEAASAPRGKPTASYSEGRLVVTIDPEDVRAWAATDRIGFDHEQAVEGGSVRVVLEKDFACLDRAEGHEHDDAHAFPNPSAACGPTAESG